The following proteins come from a genomic window of Kitasatospora sp. NBC_01246:
- a CDS encoding ATP-dependent Clp protease ATP-binding subunit, translating into MFERFTDRARRVVVLAQEEARMLNHNYIGTEHILLGLIHEGEGVAAKALESLGISLEAVRQQVEEIIGQGQQAPSGHIPFTPRAKKVLELSLREALQLGHNYIGTEHILLGLIREGEGVAAQVLVKLGADLNRVRQQVIQLLSGYQTGGGKESATAGGPAEGTPSTSLVLDQFGRNLTQAAREAKLDPVIGREKEIERVMQVLSRRTKNNPVLIGEPGVGKTAVVEGLAQAIVKGEVPETLKDKQLYTLDLGALVAGSRYRGDFEERLKKVLKEIRTRGDIILFIDELHTLVGAGAAEGAIDAASILKPMLARGELQTIGATTLDEYRKHLEKDAALERRFQPIQVAEPSLPHTIEILKGLRDRYEAHHRVSITDAALVAAATLADRYISDRFLPDKAIDLIDEAGSRMRIRRMTAPPDLREFDEKIADVRREKESAIDAQDFEKAASLRDDEKQLLQAKAKREKEWKAGDMDVVAEVDEELIAEVLATATGIPVFKLTEEESSRLLRMEDELHKRVIGQKDAIKALSQAIRRTRAGLKDPKRPGGSFIFAGPSGVGKTELSKTLAEFLFGDEDALISLDMSEFSEKHTVSRLFGSPPGYVGYEEGGQLTEKVRRKPFSVVLFDEVEKAHPDIFNSLLQILEDGRLTDSQGRVVDFKNTVIIMTTNLGTRDISKGFNLGFAATGDSTTGYERMKAKVGEELKQHFRPEFLNRVDDIVVFHQLSEEDIIQIVDLMIDKVDGRLRDRDMGLELSIEAKKLLAKRGYDPLLGARPLRRTIQREIEDHLSEKILFGELRAGHIVVVGVEGEGKEAKFTFRGEEKSAVADTPAAVASSGPDLTK; encoded by the coding sequence ATGTTCGAGAGGTTCACCGACCGCGCGCGGCGGGTTGTCGTCCTGGCTCAGGAAGAAGCCCGGATGCTCAACCACAACTACATCGGCACCGAGCACATCCTCCTGGGTCTGATCCACGAGGGTGAGGGTGTCGCCGCTAAGGCCCTGGAGAGCCTCGGGATTTCTCTTGAGGCCGTTCGCCAGCAGGTCGAGGAGATCATCGGCCAGGGCCAGCAGGCCCCGTCCGGTCACATTCCCTTCACCCCCCGGGCGAAGAAGGTCCTGGAGCTGTCGCTCCGGGAGGCCCTGCAGCTCGGCCACAACTACATCGGCACCGAGCACATCCTGCTCGGCCTGATCCGCGAGGGCGAGGGCGTCGCCGCCCAGGTCCTGGTGAAGCTCGGCGCCGACCTCAACCGGGTGCGCCAGCAGGTCATCCAGCTGCTCTCCGGGTACCAGACCGGCGGCGGCAAGGAGTCGGCCACGGCCGGCGGGCCCGCCGAGGGCACCCCGTCGACCTCGCTGGTCCTCGACCAGTTCGGCCGCAACCTGACCCAGGCCGCCCGCGAGGCCAAGCTCGACCCGGTGATCGGGCGCGAGAAGGAGATCGAGCGGGTCATGCAGGTGCTGTCCCGCCGCACCAAGAACAACCCCGTGCTGATCGGTGAGCCCGGCGTCGGCAAGACGGCCGTGGTCGAGGGCCTGGCCCAGGCGATCGTCAAGGGCGAGGTCCCGGAGACGCTCAAGGACAAGCAGCTCTACACGCTGGACCTGGGCGCCCTGGTGGCCGGCTCGCGCTACCGCGGTGACTTCGAGGAGCGCCTGAAGAAGGTCCTCAAGGAGATCCGCACCCGCGGCGACATCATCCTGTTCATCGACGAGCTGCACACCCTGGTCGGCGCGGGCGCCGCCGAGGGCGCCATCGACGCCGCCAGCATCCTCAAGCCGATGCTGGCCCGTGGCGAGCTGCAGACCATCGGTGCCACCACGCTCGACGAGTACCGCAAGCACCTGGAGAAGGACGCCGCGCTGGAGCGCCGCTTCCAGCCGATCCAGGTCGCCGAGCCGTCGCTGCCGCACACCATCGAGATCCTCAAGGGCCTGCGCGACCGCTACGAGGCCCACCACCGGGTCTCCATCACGGACGCCGCCCTGGTCGCCGCCGCCACCCTGGCCGACCGCTACATCTCGGACCGCTTCCTGCCGGACAAGGCGATCGACCTCATCGACGAGGCCGGCTCCCGGATGCGCATCCGCCGGATGACCGCGCCGCCGGACCTGCGCGAGTTCGACGAGAAGATCGCCGACGTGCGCCGCGAGAAGGAGAGCGCGATCGACGCGCAGGACTTCGAGAAGGCCGCGTCCCTGCGCGACGACGAGAAGCAGCTCCTGCAGGCCAAGGCCAAGCGTGAGAAGGAGTGGAAGGCCGGCGACATGGACGTCGTCGCGGAGGTGGACGAGGAGCTCATCGCCGAGGTCCTGGCCACCGCCACCGGCATCCCGGTCTTCAAGCTGACCGAGGAGGAGTCCTCCCGGCTGCTGCGCATGGAGGACGAGCTGCACAAGCGCGTCATCGGCCAGAAGGACGCCATCAAGGCGCTCTCCCAGGCCATCCGGCGCACCCGTGCGGGCCTCAAGGACCCGAAGCGCCCCGGCGGCTCGTTCATCTTCGCCGGCCCGTCCGGTGTCGGTAAGACCGAGCTGTCCAAGACGCTCGCCGAGTTCCTCTTCGGCGACGAGGACGCGCTGATCTCGCTCGACATGTCCGAGTTCTCGGAGAAGCACACCGTCTCCCGGCTCTTCGGTTCGCCCCCCGGCTACGTGGGCTACGAGGAGGGCGGCCAGCTGACCGAGAAGGTCCGCCGCAAGCCGTTCTCCGTCGTCCTCTTCGACGAGGTCGAGAAGGCCCACCCGGACATCTTCAACTCGCTGCTGCAGATCCTGGAGGACGGTCGCCTGACCGACTCCCAGGGCCGCGTGGTCGACTTCAAGAACACCGTCATCATCATGACGACCAACCTCGGCACCCGGGACATCTCCAAGGGGTTCAACCTGGGCTTCGCGGCCACGGGCGACTCCACCACCGGGTACGAGCGGATGAAGGCGAAGGTCGGCGAGGAGCTCAAGCAGCACTTCCGCCCCGAGTTCCTGAACCGCGTCGACGACATCGTGGTCTTCCACCAGCTGTCCGAGGAAGACATCATCCAGATCGTCGACCTGATGATCGACAAGGTGGACGGCCGGCTGCGGGACCGCGACATGGGCCTGGAGCTCAGCATCGAGGCCAAGAAGCTGCTCGCCAAGCGCGGCTACGACCCGCTGCTCGGTGCCCGTCCGCTGCGCCGCACCATCCAGCGCGAGATCGAGGACCACCTCTCCGAGAAGATCCTCTTCGGCGAGCTGCGAGCCGGTCACATCGTGGTCGTCGGTGTCGAGGGCGAGGGCAAGGAAGCGAAGTTCACCTTCCGCGGCGAGGAGAAGTCCGCGGTCGCGGACACTCCGGCGGCCGTTGCCTCGTCCGGTCCGGACCTGACGAAGTAG
- a CDS encoding immune inhibitor A domain-containing protein → MTRKAAAAATAGAVIAALGAGLFPSTALAAGSAPTPKDPADAVQSVKTDHNLPGPLTEKVEAEQKAATEQLLAGTAKVEEHGGSSSIKLGKDKYVELARERTDKIFTILVDFSDQVDNTTKTPDGKIKFGGDPGPQHNQIEKPDAATNNSTLWQADYNQQHYQDMYFSKTQDSLKTFYEKQSSGRYSVDGQVTDWVKVPWNEARYGSDYCGQHVCNNAQDLIRDGINAWVADQKAKGQTDAQIKATIAQYDQWDRYDFDHDGNFNEPDGYIDHFQIVHAGEDQSAGGGKQGDNALWAHRSYVYGTQAGSTGPANNLLGGTPVGSTGIWIGDYTMQPENGGLGVFAHEYGHDLGLPDLYDTSGSGIDNSVGFWSLMSSGSWLGEGKNSIGDMPNDLDAWSKLQLGWLKYDKAKAGTETTHHIGPVEYNSNLPQALVVDLPKKTVTTEINTPFAGANEWWSGSADDLNVSLARDVDLTGKTSAALTAKAWYDIEQDFDYGYAEVSTDGGANWTALNGTFNGVAIPKNAADKAGLTGNSGNKWGDLSFSLDAYAGKAVKVRFHYTTDGGLHLKGLALDDIAIAANGATVFTDGAENGDNGWTANGFSRITGKFSNDYAQYYIAENRQHISYDRTLKTGPYNFGFSNTKPNWVEHYPYQAGLLIWLWDTSQSDNNVTNHPGSGLILPVDSHPTPIKWTDGTLMRPRIQGYDSTFGSRKVDSLTLHKSGVETVVPKAKGVDEFSDLKSYWSKDNPYSSVIVPKTGTSIEVENESSNYLETWIRVRPVDN, encoded by the coding sequence ATGACCAGGAAAGCCGCCGCGGCCGCCACGGCCGGGGCGGTCATAGCCGCTCTGGGCGCGGGTCTGTTCCCGAGCACGGCCCTCGCGGCCGGCTCGGCGCCCACGCCGAAGGACCCCGCTGACGCCGTTCAGTCGGTCAAGACGGACCACAACCTGCCGGGCCCGCTGACCGAGAAGGTCGAGGCCGAGCAGAAGGCCGCCACCGAGCAGCTGCTCGCCGGCACCGCGAAGGTCGAGGAGCACGGCGGTAGCTCCAGCATCAAGCTGGGCAAGGACAAGTACGTCGAGCTCGCCCGCGAGCGCACGGACAAGATCTTCACCATCCTGGTCGACTTCAGCGACCAGGTGGACAACACCACGAAGACCCCGGACGGCAAGATCAAGTTCGGTGGGGACCCCGGTCCGCAGCACAACCAGATCGAGAAGCCCGACGCGGCGACCAACAACTCGACGCTCTGGCAGGCTGACTACAACCAGCAGCACTACCAGGACATGTACTTCAGCAAGACCCAGGACTCGCTGAAGACCTTCTACGAGAAGCAGTCCTCGGGCCGCTACTCCGTCGACGGCCAGGTCACCGACTGGGTGAAGGTCCCGTGGAACGAGGCCCGTTACGGCTCGGACTACTGCGGCCAGCACGTCTGCAACAACGCGCAGGACCTGATCCGCGACGGCATCAACGCCTGGGTCGCCGACCAGAAGGCCAAGGGCCAGACGGACGCTCAGATCAAGGCCACCATCGCGCAGTACGACCAGTGGGACCGGTACGACTTCGACCACGACGGCAACTTCAACGAGCCCGACGGTTACATCGACCACTTCCAGATCGTGCACGCCGGTGAGGACCAGTCGGCGGGCGGCGGCAAGCAGGGCGACAACGCGCTGTGGGCCCACCGCTCGTACGTCTACGGCACCCAGGCCGGCTCCACCGGCCCCGCCAACAACCTGCTCGGCGGCACCCCGGTCGGCTCCACCGGCATCTGGATCGGTGACTACACCATGCAGCCGGAGAACGGCGGCCTCGGTGTCTTCGCCCACGAGTACGGCCACGACCTCGGCCTGCCGGACCTGTACGACACCTCGGGCAGCGGGATCGACAACTCGGTCGGCTTCTGGTCGCTGATGTCCTCCGGCTCCTGGCTCGGCGAGGGCAAGAACTCGATCGGCGACATGCCGAACGACCTCGACGCCTGGAGCAAGCTCCAGCTCGGCTGGCTGAAGTACGACAAGGCCAAGGCCGGCACCGAGACGACTCACCACATCGGCCCGGTCGAGTACAACTCGAACCTGCCGCAGGCCCTGGTCGTCGACCTGCCGAAGAAGACCGTCACCACCGAGATCAACACCCCGTTCGCGGGTGCCAACGAGTGGTGGAGCGGCAGCGCCGACGACCTCAACGTGTCGCTGGCCCGTGACGTCGACCTGACCGGCAAGACCAGCGCCGCGCTGACGGCCAAGGCCTGGTACGACATCGAGCAGGACTTCGACTACGGCTACGCCGAGGTCTCCACCGACGGTGGCGCCAACTGGACCGCCCTGAACGGCACCTTCAACGGGGTCGCGATCCCGAAGAACGCCGCCGACAAGGCCGGCCTGACCGGCAACTCGGGCAACAAGTGGGGCGACCTGTCGTTCTCGCTCGACGCCTACGCGGGTAAGGCCGTCAAGGTCCGCTTCCACTACACCACCGACGGCGGTCTGCACCTCAAGGGCCTGGCCCTGGACGACATCGCCATCGCCGCCAACGGCGCCACCGTCTTCACCGACGGTGCCGAGAACGGCGACAACGGCTGGACGGCCAACGGCTTCTCCCGCATCACCGGCAAGTTCTCGAACGACTACGCGCAGTACTACATCGCCGAGAACCGCCAGCACATCTCGTACGACCGGACCCTGAAGACCGGCCCGTACAACTTCGGCTTCTCCAACACCAAGCCGAACTGGGTGGAGCACTACCCCTACCAGGCCGGTCTGCTGATCTGGCTGTGGGACACCTCCCAGAGCGACAACAACGTCACCAACCACCCGGGTTCCGGCCTGATCCTCCCGGTCGACTCGCACCCGACCCCGATCAAGTGGACCGACGGCACCCTGATGCGCCCGCGCATCCAGGGCTACGACTCGACCTTCGGCTCGCGCAAGGTCGACAGCCTGACCCTGCACAAGAGCGGCGTCGAGACGGTCGTCCCGAAGGCCAAGGGCGTCGACGAGTTCAGCGACCTCAAGTCGTACTGGTCGAAGGACAACCCGTACAGCAGCGTCATCGTCCCGAAGACCGGCACCAGCATCGAGGTCGAGAACGAGTCCTCGAACTACCTCGAGACCTGGATCCGCGTCCGCCCGGTCGACAACTGA
- a CDS encoding threonine aldolase family protein, which produces MYPNRSEETEADRGPGVQERRYTALRGCERLLSGTRPRSLRERLAALAEEGEGAYDLDRRPDMYGDGVVRALENRVAELLGTEDAAFFPTGTMAQQVALRIHAEAAALPTVATHPLGHTELHERHALGRLSGLRSVWPTVAPRLPTVAELRAFDEPYAAMILELPLREAGFVLPSWADLLAVAAVVREEHGAALHLDGARIWESVVHFDRPLPEIAAQADSVYVSFYKTLGGISGAALAGRARFVRTAKAWRHRYGGQLFQQWPAALAALAGLDRELPRLGQYVAHAGTVAAALVEGFAGVPGARVHPAPPHTHQFQLWLPYPPQELDLAGLRLAEESGTALFGGWREQGLPGLSMTEVTVAADALEWTGKDVTEAVDAFLALLPDR; this is translated from the coding sequence ATGTATCCCAACAGGAGCGAAGAGACCGAAGCCGACCGCGGGCCCGGCGTCCAGGAGCGCCGGTACACCGCGCTGCGCGGCTGCGAGCGGCTGCTCTCCGGCACCCGGCCGCGAAGCCTGCGCGAGCGGCTCGCCGCCCTGGCCGAGGAGGGCGAGGGCGCCTACGACCTGGACCGGCGGCCGGACATGTACGGCGACGGCGTGGTGCGGGCCCTGGAGAACCGGGTCGCCGAGCTGCTCGGCACCGAGGACGCCGCGTTCTTCCCCACCGGCACGATGGCCCAGCAGGTCGCGCTGCGGATCCACGCCGAGGCCGCCGCGCTGCCGACCGTGGCGACCCACCCGCTCGGGCACACCGAACTGCACGAGCGGCACGCGCTGGGGCGGCTCAGCGGTCTGCGCAGCGTCTGGCCCACGGTCGCGCCGCGGCTCCCCACCGTGGCTGAGCTGCGGGCCTTCGACGAGCCGTACGCGGCGATGATCCTGGAGCTGCCGCTGCGCGAGGCCGGGTTCGTCCTGCCGTCCTGGGCGGACCTGCTGGCCGTGGCCGCGGTGGTCCGGGAGGAGCACGGCGCCGCGCTGCACCTGGACGGGGCCCGGATCTGGGAGTCGGTGGTGCACTTCGACCGCCCGCTGCCGGAGATCGCCGCCCAGGCCGACTCGGTCTACGTCTCCTTCTACAAGACGCTCGGCGGGATCAGCGGCGCCGCGCTGGCCGGCCGGGCCCGCTTCGTGCGGACCGCCAAGGCCTGGCGGCACCGCTACGGCGGCCAGCTGTTCCAGCAGTGGCCGGCGGCGCTCGCCGCGCTGGCCGGCCTGGACCGCGAACTGCCGCGCCTGGGGCAGTACGTCGCGCACGCCGGGACGGTCGCGGCGGCGCTCGTCGAGGGGTTCGCGGGCGTTCCGGGCGCCCGGGTCCACCCGGCCCCGCCGCACACCCATCAGTTCCAGCTCTGGCTTCCCTACCCCCCGCAGGAGCTGGACCTCGCGGGACTCCGGCTGGCGGAGGAGTCGGGGACGGCCCTGTTCGGCGGCTGGCGCGAGCAGGGCCTGCCGGGGCTGTCGATGACGGAGGTCACGGTGGCCGCGGACGCGCTGGAGTGGACCGGGAAGGACGTCACCGAGGCGGTGGACGCCTTCCTCGCCCTGCTGCCGGACCGGTAG
- a CDS encoding M23 family metallopeptidase — translation MGPALRRLAADAANRAAAWQPRLGQAVRTHAAPLRTLTAPRHVLPGGPLRADRHRTVTAIGASAVILSGALLVAAPGSASAQTVIPTTPGSSAFTSSPAAVPAPTPVQVAGPSAYKLPHEHGSAQEYVAVAANLLPPEPPAPAAPSADQAPAAEPAPAPAPAPAPAPAPAPAPAPEWSAPVPGAPTSNPYGVANPEYAAGYHTGVDFAVSPGTALLAVGNATVVSAGWDGAYGKEVVLRLADGRYAQYAHMSSISVSAGDRVSAAEQIGRSGNTGNSTGPHLHFEIRSSNHYGAVVNPIAYLSGHGVTGF, via the coding sequence ATGGGGCCGGCCCTGCGCCGCCTCGCCGCCGACGCGGCGAACCGGGCGGCCGCCTGGCAGCCCCGGCTCGGCCAGGCCGTCCGCACCCACGCCGCCCCGCTGCGCACGCTCACCGCGCCCCGCCACGTGCTCCCCGGGGGCCCGCTGCGGGCCGACCGGCACCGCACCGTCACCGCGATCGGCGCGAGCGCGGTGATACTGTCCGGCGCCCTGCTGGTCGCCGCCCCCGGCAGCGCCTCGGCGCAGACGGTCATACCCACCACCCCCGGCAGCTCCGCCTTCACCTCCTCGCCCGCCGCGGTGCCCGCCCCCACGCCGGTGCAGGTCGCCGGCCCGAGCGCCTACAAGCTGCCGCACGAGCACGGCTCGGCGCAGGAGTACGTGGCGGTCGCCGCCAACCTGCTGCCCCCGGAGCCGCCCGCCCCGGCCGCGCCGTCCGCCGACCAGGCTCCGGCCGCCGAGCCCGCCCCGGCTCCCGCTCCGGCTCCGGCCCCCGCACCCGCACCCGCTCCGGCCCCCGCGCCCGAGTGGTCCGCGCCGGTGCCGGGCGCGCCGACCAGCAACCCGTACGGCGTGGCCAACCCCGAGTACGCGGCCGGCTACCACACCGGCGTGGACTTCGCGGTGTCCCCGGGCACCGCCCTGCTGGCGGTCGGCAACGCCACCGTCGTGTCGGCCGGCTGGGACGGCGCCTACGGCAAGGAGGTCGTGCTGCGGCTGGCCGACGGGCGGTACGCGCAGTACGCGCACATGTCGTCGATCTCGGTGTCGGCGGGCGACCGGGTGTCGGCCGCCGAGCAGATCGGCCGCTCCGGGAACACCGGCAACTCGACCGGGCCCCACCTGCACTTCGAGATCCGCTCCAGCAACCACTACGGCGCGGTGGTCAACCCGATCGCCTACCTCTCCGGGCACGGGGTCACCGGCTTCTGA
- a CDS encoding TetR/AcrR family transcriptional regulator has product MGTTHSPRSDTRARIVAVALELFSEQGYEQTSLREIADRLGVTKAALYYHFKTKDDIVHGIVQSMAAPIDDTIAWGREQEWTPALRDELIRRFAAGMSERAPLLRFFHENQPALRDSPAGVEFKDRMIAMVRLVHGPEATFEDRLRAAMSLFTINSALFLIKQDAAECQEPGHAPEHAVPVATVEEAMAAAQRVALEIGALISPPVRV; this is encoded by the coding sequence ATGGGTACGACGCACAGCCCCCGCAGCGACACCCGGGCCCGTATCGTCGCGGTCGCACTGGAGCTCTTCTCCGAACAGGGGTACGAGCAGACCTCGCTCCGCGAGATCGCCGACCGCCTGGGCGTCACCAAGGCCGCGCTCTACTACCACTTCAAGACCAAGGACGACATCGTCCACGGCATCGTGCAGAGCATGGCCGCGCCGATCGACGACACCATCGCCTGGGGCCGCGAGCAGGAGTGGACGCCCGCGCTGCGCGACGAGCTGATCCGCCGGTTCGCGGCGGGCATGTCGGAGCGGGCCCCGCTGCTGCGCTTCTTCCACGAGAACCAGCCCGCGCTGCGCGACTCGCCCGCCGGGGTGGAGTTCAAGGACCGCATGATCGCGATGGTCCGGCTGGTGCACGGCCCGGAGGCCACCTTCGAGGACCGGCTGCGCGCCGCGATGTCGCTGTTCACCATCAACTCGGCCCTGTTCCTGATCAAGCAGGACGCCGCCGAGTGCCAGGAGCCCGGGCACGCTCCGGAGCACGCCGTACCGGTGGCCACCGTGGAGGAGGCGATGGCGGCCGCGCAGCGGGTCGCGCTGGAGATCGGCGCCCTGATCAGCCCCCCGGTCCGGGTCTGA
- a CDS encoding MDR family MFS transporter, which translates to MSQPKAATPAPETTTPEEQQSRSPREIRLVMIGLVVTMLLAMLDNLIVGTAMPTIVGDLGGAEHLSWVVTAYTLATAASTPIWGKLGDLYGRKGIFLTSIVIFLVGSALSGLSQNMNELIGFRALQGLGAGGLMVGVMSIMGALVPPRDRGKYQGMFAAVMALATIGGPLVGGFITDHLSWHWTFYINLPLGVIALAVVVVTLKLPKVRSKARIDYVGALLLTTGITALTLITTWGGQEYAWGSKQILGLGALAAATLIAFCYVEQRVEEPMLPLDLFKNLNFTLVSLIGFIVGFVMFGSTVFLPLYQQTVQGASATNSGLLLMPMMFGMLVVSLVVGQAVTKTGKYRIYPIIGTIVMTGGMLLLSMLSTDTSSFASACYMVVLGAGMGFLMQITMLVAQNSVELKDMGVASSTATLFRTIGGSFGVALFGALFNNRVTETMKERLGDAAANGGGKGDPSSLSPAALRALPAPVQDAYHHAVANGMHTVFLWGAAAAVISIAAAVFLREVPLRGAGSPAKDDAKGTEPNIEAVAI; encoded by the coding sequence ATGTCACAACCCAAGGCCGCCACCCCGGCACCGGAAACGACGACGCCCGAGGAGCAGCAGTCGCGCTCCCCCCGGGAGATCCGCCTGGTCATGATCGGCCTGGTGGTCACCATGCTGCTGGCCATGCTCGACAACCTGATCGTCGGCACCGCGATGCCGACGATCGTCGGCGACCTCGGCGGCGCCGAGCACCTGTCCTGGGTGGTGACCGCCTACACCCTGGCCACCGCCGCCTCCACCCCGATCTGGGGCAAGCTCGGCGACCTCTACGGCCGCAAGGGCATCTTCCTCACCTCGATCGTGATCTTCCTCGTGGGTTCGGCGCTGTCCGGCCTCTCGCAGAACATGAACGAGCTGATCGGCTTCCGCGCCCTCCAGGGCCTGGGCGCCGGCGGTCTGATGGTCGGCGTGATGTCGATCATGGGCGCGCTGGTCCCGCCGCGTGACCGCGGCAAGTACCAGGGCATGTTCGCCGCGGTGATGGCGCTCGCCACCATCGGCGGCCCCCTGGTCGGCGGCTTCATCACCGACCACCTGAGCTGGCACTGGACCTTCTACATCAACCTGCCGCTCGGCGTGATCGCGCTCGCCGTCGTCGTGGTCACCCTGAAGCTGCCGAAGGTCCGCAGCAAGGCCCGCATCGACTACGTGGGCGCGCTCCTGCTCACCACCGGCATCACCGCGCTCACCCTGATCACCACCTGGGGCGGCCAGGAGTACGCCTGGGGCTCCAAGCAGATCCTGGGCCTGGGCGCGCTCGCCGCCGCCACGCTGATCGCCTTCTGCTACGTCGAGCAGCGGGTCGAGGAGCCGATGCTCCCGCTCGACCTGTTCAAGAACCTGAACTTCACCCTGGTCTCGCTGATCGGCTTCATCGTCGGCTTCGTGATGTTCGGCTCGACCGTCTTCCTGCCGCTCTACCAGCAGACCGTTCAGGGCGCCTCGGCGACCAACTCCGGCCTGCTGCTGATGCCGATGATGTTCGGCATGCTGGTCGTCTCGCTGGTGGTCGGCCAGGCGGTCACCAAGACCGGCAAGTACCGGATCTACCCGATCATCGGCACCATCGTGATGACCGGCGGCATGCTGCTGCTGTCCATGCTCTCCACCGACACCAGCAGCTTCGCCTCGGCCTGCTACATGGTGGTGCTCGGCGCCGGCATGGGCTTCCTGATGCAGATCACCATGCTGGTCGCGCAGAACAGCGTGGAGCTCAAGGACATGGGCGTGGCCAGCTCCACCGCCACGCTGTTCCGCACCATCGGCGGTTCCTTCGGTGTGGCGCTGTTCGGGGCCCTGTTCAACAACCGGGTGACCGAGACCATGAAGGAGCGGCTCGGCGACGCGGCCGCCAACGGCGGTGGCAAGGGCGACCCGAGCTCCCTGAGCCCGGCCGCGCTGCGGGCGCTGCCCGCCCCGGTCCAGGACGCGTACCACCACGCCGTGGCCAACGGCATGCACACCGTCTTCCTCTGGGGCGCCGCGGCCGCGGTGATCTCGATCGCCGCGGCGGTGTTCCTGCGCGAGGTGCCGCTGCGCGGCGCTGGCTCGCCGGCGAAGGACGACGCCAAGGGCACCGAGCCCAACATCGAGGCCGTCGCGATCTGA
- a CDS encoding A/G-specific adenine glycosylase, producing MAAITVTPAVPAPSSAAAAVPALPLPLPVLHSTVLGWYDAHQRDLPWRTPEASPWAVMVSEFMLQQTPVKRVLPAYAAWLERWPTPADLAADAPGEAVRMWGRLGYPRRALRLHGAAVAITEKHGGVVPDDHATLLSLPGVGEYTAAAVASFAFRQRHVVLDTNVRRVFARAVTGVEYPAQATTAAERRTATALLPDDADTAATWAVGVMELGALVCTARAPECGGCPLFSHCAWQRAGRPPYEGPARRGQTYEGTDRQVRGKLLAVLRDAHGTVGQARLDAVWPDAVQRARALDGLVADGLVEPVEQGVYRLPQ from the coding sequence ATGGCTGCCATCACCGTCACCCCCGCCGTCCCCGCCCCCTCGTCCGCGGCGGCCGCCGTACCGGCGCTGCCGCTGCCGTTGCCGGTGCTGCACTCGACCGTCCTCGGCTGGTACGACGCCCACCAGCGCGACCTCCCCTGGCGGACCCCGGAGGCCTCGCCCTGGGCGGTGATGGTCAGCGAGTTCATGCTCCAGCAGACCCCGGTGAAGCGGGTGCTGCCGGCCTACGCGGCATGGCTGGAGCGCTGGCCGACACCGGCCGACCTGGCGGCCGACGCGCCGGGCGAGGCGGTCCGGATGTGGGGCCGGCTGGGCTACCCGCGGCGGGCGCTGCGCCTGCACGGGGCGGCGGTGGCGATCACCGAGAAGCACGGCGGCGTCGTCCCGGACGACCACGCGACGCTGCTCTCGCTGCCCGGCGTCGGGGAGTACACGGCCGCGGCGGTGGCCTCGTTCGCCTTCCGCCAGCGGCACGTGGTGCTCGACACCAACGTCCGGCGGGTGTTCGCCCGCGCGGTGACCGGGGTGGAGTACCCGGCCCAGGCCACCACGGCGGCCGAGCGGCGGACGGCGACGGCGCTGCTGCCCGACGACGCCGACACGGCGGCGACCTGGGCGGTCGGCGTGATGGAGCTGGGGGCCCTGGTCTGCACGGCGCGCGCACCGGAGTGCGGCGGCTGTCCGCTGTTCAGCCACTGTGCGTGGCAGCGGGCCGGCCGCCCGCCGTACGAGGGCCCGGCCCGGCGCGGCCAGACCTACGAGGGAACGGACCGGCAGGTGCGCGGGAAGCTCCTCGCGGTGCTGCGGGACGCGCACGGCACGGTCGGGCAGGCACGGCTGGACGCGGTCTGGCCGGACGCGGTGCAGCGGGCCCGGGCGCTGGACGGACTGGTCGCCGACGGCCTGGTCGAGCCGGTCGAGCAGGGGGTCTACCGCCTGCCGCAGTAG